A genome region from Tolypothrix sp. PCC 7712 includes the following:
- a CDS encoding flavin-containing monooxygenase, producing MLNVSNFSPTQNLVETKEKHLIIGAGFVGLGMAEMLKSAHIPYDQVDASDDIGGNWYHGVYETAHIISSRKITEFTHFPMPDHYPDFPSAQNMRDYLNTFADHFNLREHIELNCTVSYVRPIENNLWEVSFANGEQRIYKGVLICNGHHWCKRFPQFQGEFNGEIIHSKDYKHPKQLTGKRVLVIGGGNSACDVAAEAARVGAKSVLSMRESVWFIPKSFAGVPTAELMKWWMPEWLQRLLAYAIIRLTFGKHQSYGLPQPNYQIFAKHPTLNNEVPYYIKHGRITPKPAVRRLDGWEVEFVDGSREAFDLIICATGYYVAYPFLPLELQRVKGATVQCYGGSFFSDYKGLYVIGWGQARGGVGSLISASNSLFMGFLKLQDEINVPIGLVLKEMGQKLPTTHLADPQHIFRQVKFVSWLFNWIVKKAHQVDSKYPNFRNQPLPAAQSTEKLSC from the coding sequence TTGCTCAACGTCAGTAATTTCAGTCCAACTCAAAACCTAGTTGAGACTAAAGAAAAACATCTAATTATTGGGGCTGGTTTTGTCGGATTGGGTATGGCGGAAATGCTCAAATCGGCTCATATTCCTTACGATCAAGTTGATGCTAGCGATGATATTGGTGGTAATTGGTATCACGGCGTTTACGAAACTGCACATATCATTTCGTCACGCAAGATTACCGAATTTACACACTTCCCTATGCCAGATCATTATCCCGATTTTCCTAGCGCTCAAAATATGCGGGATTATTTAAACACCTTTGCTGATCATTTTAATTTACGGGAGCATATTGAACTGAATTGCACAGTTAGTTATGTGCGACCAATTGAAAACAATCTCTGGGAAGTTTCCTTCGCTAATGGAGAACAGCGAATTTACAAAGGAGTGTTGATTTGTAATGGTCATCACTGGTGCAAGCGTTTTCCGCAATTTCAAGGCGAATTTAACGGAGAAATTATTCACTCCAAAGATTACAAACACCCAAAACAACTGACAGGTAAACGGGTTCTGGTAATTGGTGGCGGAAATTCAGCTTGCGATGTCGCCGCAGAAGCAGCGCGGGTTGGTGCTAAATCTGTTTTAAGTATGCGTGAATCGGTGTGGTTTATTCCCAAGTCTTTTGCGGGAGTACCAACCGCCGAACTGATGAAATGGTGGATGCCAGAATGGTTACAACGGCTTTTAGCTTATGCAATTATCCGCCTAACCTTTGGTAAGCATCAAAGTTATGGTTTACCTCAACCCAATTATCAAATTTTTGCCAAACACCCAACTTTGAATAACGAAGTACCATATTACATCAAACATGGCAGAATTACCCCCAAACCTGCGGTGCGGCGTTTAGATGGTTGGGAAGTGGAATTTGTTGATGGTAGCCGCGAAGCATTTGACTTAATAATTTGTGCCACTGGGTATTATGTTGCTTATCCCTTTCTACCCTTAGAACTTCAGCGTGTGAAAGGTGCAACAGTGCAATGTTATGGCGGCTCGTTTTTCTCAGATTATAAAGGGCTGTATGTAATTGGTTGGGGACAAGCAAGAGGTGGAGTAGGTTCGCTGATTTCGGCTAGCAATTCCTTATTCATGGGTTTTCTCAAACTTCAAGATGAAATAAATGTGCCTATTGGTTTGGTTCTCAAAGAAATGGGTCAAAAATTACCAACTACTCACCTGGCAGATCCACAGCACATTTTTAGGCAAGTAAAGTTCGTTAGTTGGTTATTTAATTGGATAGTTAAAAAAGCTCATCAAGTTGATAGCAAATATCCCAATTTTCGTAATCAACCGCTACCTGCCGCACAAAGCACCGAAAAGCTTAGTTGTTAA